The following DNA comes from Ignavibacteria bacterium.
TAACATTTATCTTTACGCCGTCATCAAAAATTCCCGTAGGCAATAACTGAATTCCGAGATCACGGACATACTCTACCCTGCCAATCTCGCAGTATTCAAGATAAATGGCATTGTGCACAATGCCCTGGGAATCAACCTGGAAATTTCGGACTCTTAAGGTAAACTTATGTTTATATTTTGCTCTGTCTAGTTCCATTGAAAAATCATTATAAAATTTTTAGATTCCTGCCTTCGCAGGAATGACAAATTTTTAAGACTTTATTGTTTTAAATATCTCTATTGCCTGCCGCGTCTCTTCAGCGGTAACATCCATATGGAACACAGCCCTCATCCTGTCCTTGCCTTCATTGGTAACCAGCACACCTTTTCCTTCGAGCATCTCTTTAATTTTTGATGCATCACGGGTAGTATTAAAAACAACAATATTGGTCTGCACTGATTCCATATCAATAACAACATAAGGCAGCCTGGAAATTTCTGCGGCAAAATATTTCGCGTTGTTGTGATCTTCCCTCAGGCGATCAACATTGTTTTCTATGGCATATAACGCGCCTGCTGCAATTATTCCTGCCTGGCGCATTCCACCGCCCAAAATTTTGCGGAATTTATGCGCACGTTTAATAAAATCGGTTTCACCGCATAAAATGCTGCCAACGGGTGCCCCCAGCCCTTTTGAAAAACAGAATGTAATTGAGTCAGCGCATGTTGCATATTCTTTTACGCTCACACCTGACTCTACCGATGCATTAAAGATCCTTGCGCCATCAATATGAAACTTAAGGCCGTTATCCCGGCAGACCTTGCTTACATTCTGAATTTCAACAAGCGGGTAGATAGTGCCTCCGGCACGATTGTGGGTATTTTCAATGCACACAAGCGAAGTTTTTGGGTAGTGGTACCAATCAGGCCTTATGTGGGCTGTGATCTCATCTGGATCCATAACCCCATGCACGCCTTTTAACGGCATAACCTGCACTCCTGAAATGAATGAAGGTCCGGCTATTTCATATTTTACTATGTGTGAATCCCACTCAGCAATAATTTCTTCTGCGGGATTTGTATGGCATTTTATTGCTAGCTGGTTACCCATACATCCTGAAGTAACAAAAAGAGCTGCCGGTTTACCGGTCAGCTCCATACATTTTTCCTGCAGCAGATTTACCGTTGGATCATCACCCCATACGTCATCTCCAACTTCTGCATTTGCCATTGCTTCACGCATTTCAGGTGAAGGACGGGTTACTGTATCGGAACGCAGATCAATAATTGTCATTAAATCCTAAATTTATTTGAATATTATTATCATTCAATATTTTCTCAACCTGCAATTTCAATTTGCCTTATGATTGCATCCTGCATCATTTTATTGGCGACCAAATCATCAAATTTCTTTCCTCTGGAATACTCTTCAATAAAATTTATCGAAGTTAAAATATGGTTTAAATATGTAAAATTATCTTTGATCAACTGTAGAGGATTTTCATTTCCGAGTGAATTGATTTGATGAGATAAGGGCTAATATATTCCTCAGTTAGAAGTTCAACTTTTTTGCCGATTTTCTCTGATAGTTCTCTTTCAATCCTAACGAATTTCATCAAACTTATATCATCAGGTAATGTGACTATTAAATCAATATCACTCTCAAGCGTTTCTTCATTCCTGACATAAGAACCAAAAACAGCTACCTTGGTGGCACCTTTTGATTTCAAAAATTCAACAATTTCGGAATATAGTTTTTGTTTATCCATTTTTAAATATACTATATATAAAAATTCTAAAAAATGACTTTTTCAGCATTCAAAAATGTAAAAAGGCGGGTATATTACCCGCCTTTTATTTAGTCAGTTCAATAAATTAATTTCGTTATTCAACTTCATCATCTTCACCAACAACGCTGGCAACGGCTGAAATTGTATCGTTATCATGCAGCTTTATCAGTCTAACGCCCTGCGTATTTCTTCCCATAACTCTTATCTCGCCTACATTCTGCCTTATCATAATTCCTTTTGTTGTAATTATCATCAAGTCATCGTTATCAACAACTTCCCTTATTGATATCAGCGAGCCGTTCTTGTCGCTGGATTTCATTGTGATAACGCCTTTGCCGCCGCGGCGTGTCATGCGGTAATCCTGCAGGTCGCTGCGTTTGCCGTAGCCCTTATCAGTAACTACAAGGATGGAGGTACCTGCGCGTTTTACTGCAACAAGTCCTACAACGAAATCCTTCTTATCAAGCTTAATTGCCCTTACACCGGCAGCTGTTCTGCCCATTGAGCGCACATCGCTTTCATTGAACCTTATAGCCATACCGCCGTGAGTGCCTATTAATATTTCCTGCTTCCCGTTTGTAAGCTGAACGTCTATAAGCTTATCATCCTTACCAAGGCTTATTGCTATGATCCCGCCTTTGCGTGTATTTTCAAAGTTATTCAGGTCAGTCTTTTTCATCACGCCCTGCCTTGTTACCATTGTGATATAGTTCTCTTCGCCGAAATCTTTTACATTAAGAATCGCAGTAATCTCTTCTTCCTTGCTCTTGCCAATGTAATTGGCAACTGAATATCCTTTCGCAGTTCTTGATGCTTCCTGGATCTCATGTACCTTAAGCATGTAACATTTTCCTAGATCAGTAAAGAACATAAGATGGTTATGCGTTGATGCAACGAACATATGTTCTATGAAGTCATCTTCGCGTGTTGTTGCTCCAATGATACCTTTGCCGCCTCTTGACTGCCTGCGGTACCCGCTCACAGGTGTACGTTTTATATACCCGCTGTGGCTTATAGTGATAACAACATCTTCTTCTTTAATGAATTCCTTAATGAACTCTTCATCGCTTATCTTTACGGCATTCATCACAATTTCAGTTCTTCTTTCATCGCCGTAAGTTTCTTTAAGCTGTTTAAGCTCATCTGTCAATATCTCTCTTCTCAAAGCGTCGCTTGCGAGGATCCTTTTAAGCTTTTCGATAAGCTTAATAAGCTCGCGGTATTCTTCTTCAATTTTCTTGCGTTCAAGTCCCGTTAAGCGCTGCAGGCGCATATCAAGTATAGCTTTAGCCTGGATCTCAGAAAGCTTGAAGCGCTTCATCAATCTTTCCTGCGCAGTTGGCACATCCTTTGACTTTTTGATAACCTCGATCACTTCATCGATGTTATCCAAAGCAATCATGTAGCCTTCTAAAATATGAGCGCGCTTTTCAGCGGTATCAAGATCGAACTTCGTCCTGCGGATAATAACATTAAGCCTGTGCTTAACAAAGCTCTCCATCATATCCTTCAGGTTAAGCACCCTGGGAATTCCGTCAACAAGCGCAAGCAGTATCACACCGAAAGTAACCTGCATTTGTGTATGCTTAAACAGGTTGTTCAGGATAACATTTGCAGCACCGCCGCGTTTTACATCTATTACTACCCTTAAGCCGTCTTTATCTGACTCATCCCTTACATCAGAAATATCTTCTATTTTTTTATCACGTACAAGGTAAGCAATGCTTTCTATCAGGTTAGCTTTATTTACCTGGTATGGCAGCTCGCTTATGATGATCGTTTCCCTGTCATTTTTAGCAACTTCAATTCTTGCCTTGGCGCGGATAATTATCTTGCCCCTGCCGGTTAAGTAAGCAGATTTAACACCTTCAAATCCCCAGATAATACCGCCGGTCGGGAAATCAGGTGCTTTAATATGCTTCATTATTTTATCAATGCTGATACCCGGATCTTTAATCAGCGCAACAAGCCCGTCAACAACTTCGCTTAAGTTATGGGGCGGTATGTTGGTAGCCATACCAACAGCAATACCGCTTGAACCGTTTACAAGCAGGTTAGGCAAAATTGTCGGCAATACAGAAGGCTCTTTTGCAGTATCATCATAGTTTGCAATAAAATCAACTGTATTTTTATCAAGATCGGCTAGAATATTGTTTGATATCTGCGCCAGCCTTACTTCTGTATAACGCATAGCCGCGGGAGAGTCGCCATCAACAGAGCCGAAATTACCCTGTCCGTCAACCAGCGGGTAACGCAGTGAAAAATCCTGCACCATACGCACAATTGTATCATAAACTGCCTTATCGCCGTGCGGATGGTATTTACCAAGCACATCACCCACAACCCTTGCGGATTTTTTATACGGGCGGTTAGGCTGAAGCCCGAGCTCATTCATGCCGTAGAGCACCCTGCGGTGAACAGGCTTAAGCCCGTCCCTTACATCAGGTAATGCGCGGGCTACAATAACGCTCATTGAGTAATCCAGGTAAGAGTTCTGCATTTCCTGTTCAATATTTACAGGAATAATTTTTTCGTTAGCCATCTATATAGTTAATATGTATAAAATTAAAATTTTTTGTTATTTGATTCTAACTCACTCGATGATATTGGATCACCGTATGAGCTCAATTTCTAATTATTCAACCGGCGGAATGCCCTGCATTGCCCTTAAAAAGCCTATCTGGCCTGTATGGTACGCATCATGGTAAAGCAATTGCCTGAAAAAAACAATTCTTTCATCACCTGATGAAAATATCTCATCGCCAAGCTTTTCCGCAGAAGAGATACAGTCATCATTAAGTTTCTTCAGGTTTGCGATCTCTTCCTGCCATGTCTCTTCTGTCTGAACTTCCGGCATCGGAGCCCAGTTATCCTCTTTGGCA
Coding sequences within:
- the ltaE gene encoding low-specificity L-threonine aldolase, with translation MTIIDLRSDTVTRPSPEMREAMANAEVGDDVWGDDPTVNLLQEKCMELTGKPAALFVTSGCMGNQLAIKCHTNPAEEIIAEWDSHIVKYEIAGPSFISGVQVMPLKGVHGVMDPDEITAHIRPDWYHYPKTSLVCIENTHNRAGGTIYPLVEIQNVSKVCRDNGLKFHIDGARIFNASVESGVSVKEYATCADSITFCFSKGLGAPVGSILCGETDFIKRAHKFRKILGGGMRQAGIIAAGALYAIENNVDRLREDHNNAKYFAAEISRLPYVVIDMESVQTNIVVFNTTRDASKIKEMLEGKGVLVTNEGKDRMRAVFHMDVTAEETRQAIEIFKTIKS
- a CDS encoding nucleotidyltransferase family protein, translating into MDKQKLYSEIVEFLKSKGATKVAVFGSYVRNEETLESDIDLIVTLPDDISLMKFVRIERELSEKIGKKVELLTEEYISPYLIKSIHSEMKILYS
- the gyrA gene encoding DNA gyrase subunit A, coding for MANEKIIPVNIEQEMQNSYLDYSMSVIVARALPDVRDGLKPVHRRVLYGMNELGLQPNRPYKKSARVVGDVLGKYHPHGDKAVYDTIVRMVQDFSLRYPLVDGQGNFGSVDGDSPAAMRYTEVRLAQISNNILADLDKNTVDFIANYDDTAKEPSVLPTILPNLLVNGSSGIAVGMATNIPPHNLSEVVDGLVALIKDPGISIDKIMKHIKAPDFPTGGIIWGFEGVKSAYLTGRGKIIIRAKARIEVAKNDRETIIISELPYQVNKANLIESIAYLVRDKKIEDISDVRDESDKDGLRVVIDVKRGGAANVILNNLFKHTQMQVTFGVILLALVDGIPRVLNLKDMMESFVKHRLNVIIRRTKFDLDTAEKRAHILEGYMIALDNIDEVIEVIKKSKDVPTAQERLMKRFKLSEIQAKAILDMRLQRLTGLERKKIEEEYRELIKLIEKLKRILASDALRREILTDELKQLKETYGDERRTEIVMNAVKISDEEFIKEFIKEEDVVITISHSGYIKRTPVSGYRRQSRGGKGIIGATTREDDFIEHMFVASTHNHLMFFTDLGKCYMLKVHEIQEASRTAKGYSVANYIGKSKEEEITAILNVKDFGEENYITMVTRQGVMKKTDLNNFENTRKGGIIAISLGKDDKLIDVQLTNGKQEILIGTHGGMAIRFNESDVRSMGRTAAGVRAIKLDKKDFVVGLVAVKRAGTSILVVTDKGYGKRSDLQDYRMTRRGGKGVITMKSSDKNGSLISIREVVDNDDLMIITTKGIMIRQNVGEIRVMGRNTQGVRLIKLHDNDTISAVASVVGEDDEVE
- a CDS encoding DinB family protein gives rise to the protein MNPSAAYLNDIEQFTHGKNFWQASLLKQIEGLNMQQALYKPSPERHGIWQIVRHIAYWKYWALTYLNENKKLNAKEDNWAPMPEVQTEETWQEEIANLKKLNDDCISSAEKLGDEIFSSGDERIVFFRQLLYHDAYHTGQIGFLRAMQGIPPVE